Genomic DNA from Brassica rapa cultivar Chiifu-401-42 chromosome A04, CAAS_Brap_v3.01, whole genome shotgun sequence:
CTCCATCTGTCTCCATCGGTTTGTTTGTCTTCTTTCACGGCAACCACCTTGAATGATCCGTTGCTCTTCTTGTTGTTCTGTGCGAATCTCGACGCGGTTACAACTTTCTTTCCCAAGAAGGTCGTTGCTGGGACTGAAGCAGCTCCTGCTCCTGACCCGTTCAAGCTCAACTGCAACATACATGCCAAAGTCAGTTATAAATTCAAGCTTTGGTACACATGGGTTAAGAGCCGGTTTAGAGATGTTCAATCAGAATAAACTGAATTCACTCTAACCAAAACAAACCGGGCTTAGAGTCAAAAACTATCATGAGATTTTGCAGGCTATAAACATTTTAGTATAACTTAaagaactttttaaaaaaaaattggaaactcTTTTCTttgtatcaaaaaaaaattgggaactatattaatgtatattaactCTCTAAAATTCATgaacaaaaataattgttttcatCCGGTTATGTTAGAACCGGCCATGCCCCTGATTACGTATACTATTATAGTTCGTAGTTCCCAAGTAGAGAATAAAAAGAAGTATCAAAATATCTCTAGTTAAAGTCTTCTTGGTTCTAACGACATACTGAAGACATAGAATCTCAAAATGATGCAAAAAAATCAGAATCTTGATCTGGACTATGGAATATCAAAGCTACTCAAGTGAATAAGACATGTCTGTAAGATAGTGTTTATTTAAGTAACAGTACCGGAGCTCTGTTGATGGCACCGACGGTGGAAACTGCGGCGGCCATGTCTCACGAGTGTGCTTCCTAGTAGAAGCTGAGGATAGAAATTTTGATTGGAGATGAAGAAGTAGTGATAAAAAGATGTTGGTGAGCAAGATTTATAAACAAGTGATCAACAACAATTCGTTATCTCTTTCTTAACTCTCTGATCGCCACACGATACGGATTGGCCAAGTAGACAAGAGTAAGATGATGAGGAGGATTCTCTCTTGATTGGTCCACGTGGCATGTGTTTATGAGGTTGTCATGAAATTGGCTCGTATGTGTTACTGCTAAGTATGAGGTAGCCGTTCATATGTGATCATGAAGAATTCTTCATATAATAGAATGCCAAAGGGTAAGATAATGACATTAGTTTAGTGATAATATATTATTCTAAATTAATGGTGTAAAGTGATTTGTCTAGAGAAATTGTACAATAGCCAATACTTATATTTCAAGTTTTATCTCTAAACcaaatatataccatatatatacaattaataTTTCTCTCTCCTCAATATAAAGCAAATATATTTCCATTAACCACTAACAATTAACGACTAATACTTTTCTTAAAAAACtaacaattaatattttcttgatatttttgaagttttttcgttttttttgcTCAAAAAACTAACAATTAAtaagtttctttttcttgaattgttatttttttttaaatctattttcttccataaaacaaatattatataataaagaaACACAAAAACAAGTGAAACCTCTTACATCATATTAGTTATAAACACCGAATTATCTACTATATAATCAGTTCATAATATGGAAAATCGAAATCAGaaatacaaaattagaaaaagattataatagtCTTTATGTCAAAGATCATTCTTCAGTGCCTTCAAAAAAGACTTTAAAACTACACAATGCCACAAAAGTGAATCATTCGTCTTTACTTGGAGTCTGTTAACTTTCTAAACCAATAACTGATCAAATGATGTGTAGCTAATATTTATCTCATGTTTCAATACCTGTGAGATTTTTGACGTCGTGAATATCATCTACGAATACGAAtccatcaaaaataaaaatgtttggtAGAACTATATCATCACATTCCGAGTAAACAATAAGTATTATTATTGATTTATCTATGATATATTCACGCATTGTTTATCTATCATGGCATATGAATTTGCTCATCACATATATTTAGTAGATGAATTTGCTCATAACATATAAGTGATTTTGATTAATTGTTTAGGCATTGTATCCCTCTCAAATTCCTTTCTAACACTTAATATTGAATTTTGACTTTAGTGGATATTTATAATCTTTCATTTAACATTGcatctaataatttataataaatttacatattttactTTAAAACTAAGTTTGATAACAAAAAACTTGCTATGTTTTTACGATACACTTATAGTTGCAATCTAGAATTGTAATATTTGAATCTTACATATTGAAATTTATATATGGATAGGGTTTTATTGTTATGTTATGtctaaatttatgtatttcatatatatttaggCTAATGCTCATTTACAAAAGTATAAACACCCAATATATCATAAAACTGATGTTAAAACACTTACAATAAATCTATGGTGCTATAGTGTCTTAAATGTCATGTAATTGTATGGTGAAgtaagaatcttacaaaatgaAAATGAGAATTGTCCAACCTTTTTGATGCTAACTTTTGATGTATGTGTCGAGGGCCGAGCTTGAATAGAAACTAATAAAGCATTTGCTTCAGGGCCAGAGACAATATATGTATTTGTGGGGCCAAAAATAGTTGAAATCTCATTTAGCTCTACCGGTAGCAGCAGCTGATATAGCATCTTCATAcccttgttcaaatctcaactggtgtatattttagtattttcgtgatttttaaaaataaataggccaaaaaatatttttggtttctaGGCCAATAATTATCAAACACGGCCCTGTATGTATCGATAAAGACTGTAACTtgattttacaaattttaagtTTAGGGTGAAAATACCAACAAATGGCATCTATGTTCTCCAAATAAAAGTTAGCATACATCCCTTTGCTTTATCAACTTGTTTTATACTTGGAAACCAAAATCTTGCAAttggtatttttttgtttgttagagTTTAATAGTAAAATTGTGACAACCCGCCCCGTGGGAACTACCTGCCCCATGGCCCCaggctcacagcgctgcagcgcaccgaccccaacccctccattatgagttctctctaactccataattaggttgttggtgagcctcgaacccaggacctcaccctttaacagcattcccacaggacaagctgtcaccaattgacctgcagatcaattggtgacagcttgtcctgtgggggaatgctgttaaagggtgaggtcctgggttcgaggctcaccaacaacctaattatggagttagtgagaactcataatagaggggttggggtcggtgcgctgcagcgctgtgaatCTGGGGCCCATGGACGGGTAGTCACACGGAGCGGGTTGTCACAAAAATCTTGTTATTTTATAATTCAGAATCTCTAATTTTCATAGTTTACCTAATCTACccaaaatatttgatatttcatatatatatatatatatatttctttcagTTAATCTTTTTATAATGATTCCACTTTTATAACTATTCTGTAAATGGTGATTTAATCATCGATCATGTTTTAAATAGTCACATTCATCACTTTAATAAATAAAGAATCTATcccaaaagaaaattaaaaaaaaaaattagattaaaaagcaaaagtgaaaaaaaaaacataaaccttGGGTAAGAGGAGAGACTTTAATGGTCGTGTACTAAAAAAAACCTTCGGTAGGGGGAGAGACTTCTCATTGTCTCTTTTAAGTGCATCTGCTGTGTGCTCATAGAGAAAATCTCAGTTACGGACTTGCTGATTTGTGGGTGAGAGTGGTGGATAAACCCTAGATCGGATTTCGATTTCTGGGTTTCGTCAACTCCTTCCAGAGATTTCACAAAACTACGTAAGCTCGTCTGCTTCATATCATATGTTTGCGTATCTTATTTGACTCCACTTGATGGCTTTCGAGAATAAAGAGTCTTCCTTTATTTTGGTTAAAGACTGTGGCTCGGCTCGTGTGCTATTGTTTGACTAATGTTTTGTATGAGATAACATGGGAATGTTTGTGTTTGAATGTTCTTGTAGAACGATGAACAGAAACCCTGTCTTGGATCCTACTCTTCAAGAGATTCTTCAAGTGGTTAAACCCACGCGAGCTGATTGGGACACGAGGATCAGCGTCCTTGATCAGCTGCGTAATGTCTTACAGTCCGTAGAGAGCTTAAGAGGTAAATGGCATGGCCCTTGATTCATTGTTCATCGTTACTGTTTCACACTATTTAATTTGACCATTACCTGGTGGGATCGTTAGGTGCAACTGTTCAACCATTTGGATCCTTTGTCTCAAACCTCTTCACACGATGGGGAGACTTGGACATCTCTGTCGACTTATTCAGTGGCTCGTCAATCTTGTTCACTGGAAAGAAGCAGAAACAGACTTTACTTGCACAGTTACTTCGAGCAATGAGAGCTTCAGGTAACTCTTAAACCAGTTTCTGTACTTATCATGGGCGAGATTGTTTGATCTCCATTTATCATGCGAACATCAGGTCTATGGTACAGACTACAGTTTGTTATCCATGCTCGAGTTCCCATTCTGAAAGTTGTGAGCGGCCACCAGAGAATCTCATGTGACATTTCGATCGATAACCTGGAAGGGCTGTTGAAGAGCAGGTTCTTGTTCTGGATCAGTGAGATAGACGGGAGATTCCGCGACTTGGTTTTGCTAGTAAGTTTAACACATGCCAGATTGTGTGTGTTCCAAAAGTATTTATTGATTCAATACATGTACCTATCTTTATAGGTGAAGGAATGGGCCAAAGCTCATGATATCAACAACCCGAAGAACGGGACTTTCAACTCGTACTCTCTCAGTTTGTTAGTCATCTTCCATCTTCAGGTAAAGACTAAAGATATCTATTCTCTGCAGTTACTACATTAATATTGAACCCGAAAACTGAACTGAATCCGACCCAAAAAAGTTGTatcaattaataaaacatagtgTTTGAATATGTGATGTGTTGTTTGTTTGCAGACATGCGTGCCTGCTATTTTACCGCCCCTAGGAGAGATATATCCTAGAAGCGCTGTTGATGATCTGAAAGGTGTGAGGAAAACTGCAGAGGAAAGCATAGCGCAGCTCTCTGCTGCTAACATAGCGAGATTCAAATCAGGTTCATCAAGATCAGTCAATAGAAGCTCCCTCTCTGAGCTTCTGCTCTCCTTTTTCGCAAAGGTGATTTAAACATTATATCTACTTAAGACGCATAATAGAGATCAGTCTCTTGACTCTGTTGTGGCTGTTTTATCAGTTTTCAGACATAAACTTGAAGGCCACAGAGCTTGGTGTTTGCCCGTTTACTGGAAGGTGGGAAAACATAAGTAACAACACTAGATGGTTGCCTAAGACATACTCTCTCTTTGTAAGTTTCGCTCTTTCTCTTACTCTCTTGTTGACTTAAGTGTCTAAGtcattgtgtgtgtgtgtgtttaggtTGAAGATCCTTTTGAGCAACCAGAGAACGCAGCAAGGAGTGTGAGCCGCAAAAACTTGGACAGAATCGCACAAGTGTTTGAGATGACATCTCGCAGGCTCGCCACAGACTCTAACAGAAACTCCATCATTGGTGTTCTAACAGCTCCACACATTTCGCAGTCTCTGGTCAGAACAACAAACGTCCaaaaccatcatcatcatgcAAACGGTGCGCGCCATCCCCACAGTCCGCAAGGTCAGGCTAGACCATGGAACCATCAGATGCAGCAGAACTGGTCGCCGAGCAACAACATCCAGAATCCTCCGTACTGGCCAGGACCAGCGCGGCCCAGACCGCAACAGAATTGGACTTCTCAGAATAACCCTAGGAACATGCAGCAGGGACAAGCACCTTTCCAAGGCCAAACTCGTCCTGTAATGACACAAACTCAAACGCAGCAACAGCAGCAGAAGAGTCAGTATAAGAACGGGAAGCAACCAATGACGAATGCACCTTCGGGTTCTAGTCAGAGTCAGGGTCAGATTGGTAAGCCACCAGGTCAAGTTAATGGTGTGAGCTTTGCAAGACCTGCTGGACCGATAAGTCAAAGTCAACGTGGACAGGTGTGGAGGCCAAGAGGCTGAGTAGTAGCATGAGTTGTGTAGACTTTGGTCCAGAGACTTGTCCGTAACATTATTTTAGACGATATTGTAATTTTCACCGTGGTGaaaaattgtgatttttttttttcttcttctatggATCCTTTGTTTACTATCAGTGATTAGGTAAAAAGCTTTACTCAGTAAAACACCACAATCAAATGtacagaaaaaaattaaatttcaaacaAATTGCCTGAAACAAAACGAAATATCCGAagttaaattcaaattttaaattgaattttcacttcatttttttttcataaaactaAAATGGACTTAAAACGTATGTCATTGGTGTTTTGTTAACATTTTCAACTATTCAATATTCGTTTGgcagtaatttttatttacctAAAAAACGAAACAACCATTTCTCCAAATTCTCAAAGCAACACCATCATTTAACCATATGGATTTGAACtgaactgaaccgaaccgaacaaaCTTAACTGTCCCCGGTTCATGTTTGATTTAGAATCTATttaaatttggtttggtttgataaTCGGttagtttaatttcttttataaacAAATCATATCAAATTCAACCAAATTCTGAACAAGAACTAactgaaataaccaaaaactatttaaaatccCAATCAATTTAAATCGAACACCTAATCATAACCAAAACCGAAACCTTAGTTAAAATCCGGTAGAATCTCCACAAACCAAAACCATCCGAAtactaaaccaaaccaaaccaaatccaATCGAATTTATTTTGGTTCAGTTCGTCACAATTTTAACCGAATCAAACTAACAAACCAAACTTCTACCGAACCCGCAGTCCTAAAGTATCATCTCCAATCAAACGGAGcttttatcattttcaaaatCAAATCGACGGCGACGATGAGCGCATCTCATCCGAATCACGATTCGGTATCAACAACCGTAATGGAGACGGTGAACGGATCGCACCAATTCACGATCAAAGGCTACTCTCTCGCCAAAGGCATGAGCCCGGGGAGGTACATACAGAGCGACGTCTTCTCCGTGAACGGATACGACTGGGTGATCTACTTCTACCCCGACGGGAAGAACCCCGAGGAGAACTCCACCTACGTCTCTCTCTTCATCGCCTTGGCGAGCGATTCGAGCGACATTAGGGCTTTGTTCGAGCTGACGCTGATGGATCAGAGCGGGAGAGGGAGGCATAAGGTTCATAGTCATTTCGATCGGGCGCTTGAAGGAGGGCCTTATACGCTTAAGTATAAAGGGAGTATGTGGTATTGTTACTCTTTACTCGATTCTTACCTTTCCAGAGatggaaaatgtattttgaaatgcTTTGAAGTAGGCCTGCCAAATCCGAATCCAAATGGATCATGTAAAATGTATCTGGACCCGAAGTGTTAGTAGCCGAACCAGAACGGTACCTCGAAAAAGTCCAGAACCACGAAAATTGGGCCGGAATAACTGAATTAGTATCCGAAATAagtattaaaaaacataaattaactGCCTCAATTACTCATTTTCATGTTCATTTTGATACCATATCTgaaaataagtatttaaaacataaataaatacctCAAATGCTTAATTTCATGTTTATTTTGATATGATATTTAACAATACGGAGGGTCGTggaaatatattcaaaaaacCCTGAAGTATTATTAACCGAACCAAAAGGGTACCTGAACGTGCAAGCCTTCTTTATCGGAACGTTTTTAATAGTGGGAGTTGTTTTGAAGTATTGTGAACCCTTATTTTGAACTCTTTCTTGTGGATCATTTCAGGGGTTACAAACGCTTTTTAAGAAGAACAGCTTTGGAAGCATCTGACTACTTGAAGGATGATTGTCTTATCATCAACTGTACTGTTGGCGTCGTTAGAGCTCGCCTTGAGGGTCCTAAACAGTTTGGCATTGTGCCACCACCTTCAAACATGGGTCAGGGATTGAAAGACTTGTTAGACTCTGAACTTGGCTGCGACATTGCTTTCCAAGTCGGAGATGAGACTTACAAAGCTCACAAACTGATCCTCGCAGCACGCTCGCCGGTCTTTAGAGCTCAGTTCTATGGACCAGTTGGGAATAACAGTGTGGATAGAGTAGTCATAGAGGACATGGAGCCTTCAATCTTTAAGGTAACGTTGATAGTTAGTTGTACATTCAACTTAAAGTTGTACTGACTTggagtttttgaaatttttttgtagGCTATGCTTAGCTTCATCTACACGGATGTACTTCCTGATGTGCATGAGATTACAGGGTCTACTTCTACCGCTTCGTTCACGAACATGATACAGCATCTATTGGCAGCTGCTGACCTCTATGACCTTGGGAGGTTAAAGATACTGTGTGAAGCTTTTCTATGTGAAGAACTAAACGTTGATAATGTGGCAACAACACTTGCACTAGCTGACCAACACCAGTTCTTGCAGCTCAAAGCCTTCTGCTTAAAATTTGTTGCATCTCCAGCAAATTTGCGAGGTAAGTGTTGATCATGTTTTCTTGCTTCGGCTGTAACAGCAGTGTTGTGTGATAAGATAGTAAACATGGATGGATatacattaaatatattattatccGTGAACAGAATCTaggaaaaactaaaaaaagtaGTCATGTGTTTTGCTGCAGCCGTAATGAAGTCAGAAGGTTTCAAGCACTTGAACCAGAGCTGTCCCTCTGTGTTGCCTGAGTTGCTAAACACAGTTGCAGCAGCGGATAAGAGCTCGACGTCGTCGAGTGGACAGTCAAGCAAGAAAAGAAGTGTGAGCAGTGTGTTGGGCTGTGATACAAGCACAACAAATGCGAGACAGGTGAGGAGGACGTAGGTAGGATCGACCCAAGTGCAAGTAATGCTTTAGTCTGATGCTACTTTGCTAGACTTTTTACTTattgtaatgaaaataattgTTTGTAGTATGTCTACAGTTAGTGTAAAGCTTTAGGCAATGGAACATCTGTTTTGCTTTGCGTGTTTGTAAAAGCTTTGGATAATACTAGGTTAAAAGCTTTGGAGTTAATAGTCTTTTTTGTTGCATCTCATCGTTAAAGTCGCCATTGAGTCTTTGTTTCGTCTGAAAAGCTGCCGTGAGATGCAAGTTTGAgggttttctcttttcttctctaTCTTGTGAAAGTGGTTAATAAGTAAATcgtcttttttttatatatatctgtGTTTGATTTGAGCGTATCGCAGCCCATGAAGAATAATGGTTTTAGGCCTGGCCCAAATTCCATTTATATAGTCTAAACTCATTTATAACATGAGATAATCAATTGTCATTATTAAATGATTATGGGTAAAGTGTGTGGGTCAAAGCTGAAATCAAGAAGCTGCCTACCTCTTCACTCCGTGAGGTTGCTTAGTGTATTTCCACTACTTTTGGCACTTTTCACATTTTTTAAATCATTGGACTTTCTATaatgttattatatttattttaaaccaaaatCATTGAACTGCTAATATTTAGTTCTTTTCAGTCAACAATGAGATTTGTGAGCGATATAATCCAGGATTCTGTTGCTAACAACTTTTGTATACTTTAGATATTATACCATATAATTTCCTGTAAAGTTGTAGTAGTCTTGACTATTTATAGTCGGTAAATAAGATCGTATCCTTAAAAGAAATTAATCAATTTTAATGGtatcataatttaaaaactCATGAACCAATTTCTCTCTTTAGGGTTTAGTCATCATGACCGACTCAATATTATACAGTGAAAAGCTAAATCCACATGAGGTTTagttaaaagtttaataattttagtcAAGTTTTGTTTAAGATTTAGTCAAATTTTATAGAAGTTTTAGACTTTAGTCCAACCTCATATCAGTCGTTGGTCAAACTTAATGTGACAAATAGAGAAATGTTTTTCATGGTTAAGATTTCTACTCTacaaaaagttatataaatAGAGTACCTCTTGAAGATATagacaattataaaatttcactTGTGTTTTGAATATCAAACTAATAGTAAAATAAACACAATGGCTTTTACAAAATCATCTGTGACTCTTTTTCTTATAATAATGCTGACAATTTCGTTTTCAAACGATAGAGTTATGGCGAGGCCAGGTAACTTTTTATTGTTCAACTATCTTTTATCTTCTTAAGTGCAATGGTTgcataatttcttttatttttaatacagaTTTGGTATAAACCAGTTATGTGTGATATTTATGTAAAATTGTTTTCATCAAATGTCTTACAAACACACTTGGTTGTGTATTTGCAGGGATTAAACAAGGACAAGGTGAAACATGCATTGGAAGATGTGCGCAACAGTATGGAAATAGGCAATGTAGTAAAAATTGTATTGCTCATAATTATTCAGGAGGAGAGTGTGCTTTTGTTTCTGGAGGCGCGACCATACCACAATGTTGTTGTTTCAAATGATAGATAGAGATCGATTGTGTGTTACTTTTCAATTTCTTGATACAGAATCCAATGaaataaaactaatattaaTACTACCGCTTTTATAATGGGTTGAGCCATTATTTATAACGTTAATACTATCAGTCAAAATTATAGACAGATTCTACGCAATTAAATTATAATTCGATGATTAGattgaatttaaaattatatatttgtagcGCTTCGCGCAGtttgtttaatatttgtgttattgattttttttttcatttttttgtctgTTGTAAAAACTGAAATGCTTTTAATAATTTTGCCTAAGCCTGAGCGTTCGGTAATGTCACTCTTTTCTCAATTCTTACCATTTGAGAGattaaaaatgtatttgaaATGCTGAGTAGTAGCCTGTGAAACACTCGAGATCAAAATCCAAATCCAAATGGATCCTAACTAATGGTAAAGAATGTATTCGGACGCCGAAGTGTTAGTAACCGAACCAGAATAGTACTTCGAAAAAGTTCAAAAACCGATTTTTTTTTGCCAGAATAGCTGAATTAGTATCCgaaataagtattaaaaatataaataaatgctTCGAATACTCAATTTCATGTTTATTTTGATATCATCTCTGAAAATAAGTGTTCGACACATAAATAACAACCTTAAATACTTAATTTCATGTTTATTTTGATATGATATTTAATCATACAAAAGTGGGTCTTAGACTGAAGTATTACTAACCAAACCaatcaatatatttaaaaccCGAGTGGGGCCCGAAAATGCAAAAAATCCGTTCAAAAAGGGTACCTAAACGTCCAAGCCTTCTTTAACGTTCTGAAGTATTGTGAATCCTAATTTGAACTCTTTCTTGTGCATCTCTTCAGGGGTTACAAACGCTTTTTAAGAAGAACAGCTTTAGAAGCCTCTGACTAGTTAAAGGACGATTGTCTTATCATCAACTGTACCGTTGGCGTTGTTAGAGCTTGTCTTGAGGGTCCCAAACAGTTTGGCATTGTGCCGCCACCGTCTAATATGGGCCAGGGATTGAAAGACTTGTTAGACTCTGAACTTGGCTGCGACATTGCTTTCCAAGTCGGAGATGAGACTTACAAAGCTCACAAACTGATCCTTGCAGCACGCTCGCCGGTCTTTAGAGCTCAGTTCTATGGACCGGTTGGGAATAACAGTGTGGGTAAAGTGGTCATAGAGGACATGGAGCCTTCTATCTTTCAGGCTATGCTTAGCTTCATCTACACGGATGTACTTCCTGATGTGCATGATATTACACCGCTTCGTTCACAAACATGATAAAGCATCTATTGGCAGCTGCTGACCTCGGGAAGGTTAAAGATATTATGTGAAGAGCTGAATGTTGATAATGTGGCAACAACACTTTCAAAGATATTTAAAGTAGTGATGTGGTTTTGGTGCAGCCGTGACGAAGTCCGAAGGGTTCAAGCACTTGAACCAGAGCTGTCCCTCTGTGCTGCCTGAGTTGCTGAACACGGTTGCAGCAGCGGATAAGAGCTCGACGTCGAGTGGACAATCAAGCAAGAAGAGAAGTGTGAGCAGTGTGTTGGGCTGTGATATAAGCACTACAAATGCAAGGCAATTGAGGAGGACGTAGGTTCGATTTAAGTGCTTGAACCCTTCTGACTTCATCACGGCTGCACCAAACTACATCACTACTTTGACTTTTTCTAattgtaatgaaaataattgTTTGTAGTATGTCTACAGTAGTGTAAAGCTTTTGGCTTGCGTTGTTTGTAAAAGCTTTGGATTATTAAAAGCAAGCTTTGAAGTTAATCTTCTTTTTGTTGCTATTTCATCGTTAAAGTCAACACTATGTCTTTGTCTTGTCGGAAGAGCTGCCGTGAGATGCAAGTTTTAgggttttctct
This window encodes:
- the LOC103865741 gene encoding protein HESO1, with translation MNRNPVLDPTLQEILQVVKPTRADWDTRISVLDQLRNVLQSVESLRGATVQPFGSFVSNLFTRWGDLDISVDLFSGSSILFTGKKQKQTLLAQLLRAMRASGLWYRLQFVIHARVPILKVVSGHQRISCDISIDNLEGLLKSRFLFWISEIDGRFRDLVLLVKEWAKAHDINNPKNGTFNSYSLSLLVIFHLQTCVPAILPPLGEIYPRSAVDDLKGVRKTAEESIAQLSAANIARFKSGSSRSVNRSSLSELLLSFFAKFSDINLKATELGVCPFTGRWENISNNTRWLPKTYSLFVEDPFEQPENAARSVSRKNLDRIAQVFEMTSRRLATDSNRNSIIGVLTAPHISQSLVRTTNVQNHHHHANGARHPHSPQGQARPWNHQMQQNWSPSNNIQNPPYWPGPARPRPQQNWTSQNNPRNMQQGQAPFQGQTRPVMTQTQTQQQQQKSQYKNGKQPMTNAPSGSSQSQGQIGKPPGQVNGVSFARPAGPISQSQRGQVWRPRG
- the LOC103865743 gene encoding BTB/POZ and MATH domain-containing protein 3 isoform X1 produces the protein MSASHPNHDSVSTTVMETVNGSHQFTIKGYSLAKGMSPGRYIQSDVFSVNGYDWVIYFYPDGKNPEENSTYVSLFIALASDSSDIRALFELTLMDQSGRGRHKVHSHFDRALEGGPYTLKYKGSMWGYKRFLRRTALEASDYLKDDCLIINCTVGVVRARLEGPKQFGIVPPPSNMGQGLKDLLDSELGCDIAFQVGDETYKAHKLILAARSPVFRAQFYGPVGNNSVDRVVIEDMEPSIFKAMLSFIYTDVLPDVHEITGSTSTASFTNMIQHLLAAADLYDLGRLKILCEAFLCEELNVDNVATTLALADQHQFLQLKAFCLKFVASPANLRVMCFAAAVMKSEGFKHLNQSCPSVLPELLNTVAAADKSSTSSSGQSSKKRSVSSVLGCDTSTTNARQVRRT
- the LOC103865743 gene encoding BTB/POZ and MATH domain-containing protein 3 isoform X2; the encoded protein is MSASHPNHDSVSTTVMETVNGSHQFTIKGYSLAKGMSPGRYIQSDVFSVNGYDWVIYFYPDGKNPEENSTYVSLFIALASDSSDIRALFELTLMDQSGRGRHKVHSHFDRALEGGPYTLKYKGSMWGYKRFLRRTALEASDYLKDDCLIINCTVGVVRARLEGPKQFGIVPPPSNMGQGLKDLLDSELGCDIAFQVGDETYKAHKLILAARSPVFRAQFYGPVGNNSVDRVVIEDMEPSIFKAMLSFIYTDVLPDVHEITGSTSTASFTNMIQHLLAAADLYDLGRLKILCEAFLCEELNVDNVATTLALADQHQFLQLKAFCLKFVASPANLRAVMKSEGFKHLNQSCPSVLPELLNTVAAADKSSTSSSGQSSKKRSVSSVLGCDTSTTNARQVRRT